The proteins below are encoded in one region of Rana temporaria chromosome 2, aRanTem1.1, whole genome shotgun sequence:
- the SPRY2 gene encoding protein sprouty homolog 2, producing the protein METRVQNGSGTQPLLQARRDNGRPRGDIDSREILTQQVHVLSLEQIRAIRNTNEYTEGPTVAPRPWIKPTPHQTTQHKNERVHTVTDQRQFCRSSLAPMHSSSPASFSRSTSTASMGSRSSTRTSTSSSSSEQRLLGPSHTSSGLGADRIIRVQPKVELKPEELKPSSKEDLGLHAYRCESCGKCKCQECTYPRTLPSCWVCDKQCLCSAQEVVDYGTCVCCVKCLFYHCSNDDEDNCADNPCSCSQAHCCTRWSVIGVMSMFLPCLWCYLPAKGCLKLCQGCHDRAKRPGCRCKRSNTVCCKVPQLQPRNLGKPT; encoded by the coding sequence ATGGAGACAAGAGTACAAAATGGCAGCGGTACCCAGCCTTTACTCCAGGCTCGGCGTGACAATGGGAGACCCCGTGGTGACATTGACTCTAGGGAAATACTAACACAGCAAGTTCATGTGTTATCATTGGAACAGATTAGAGCCATACGAAATACTAATGAGTATACAGAAGGACCTACAGTGGCTCCCCGGCCTTGGATTAAGCCTACTCCTCATCAAACTACCCAGCACAAAAATGAAAGAGTACACACGGTAACGGACCAGAGGCAATTTTGCAGGAGTTCTCTTGCTCCAATGCATTCCTCATCTCCGGCATCTTTTTCACGATCCACCAGTACTGCGAGTATGGGATCTCGGAGTAGTACAAGGACAAGCACAAGTAGCAGTTCATCAGAGCAGAGACTCTTAGGTCCATCCCACACATCATCTGGGCTGGGTGCTGACCGAATCATTCGGGTGCAACCCAAGGTTGAGCTGAAACCAGAGGAGTTAAAACCCTCCAGCAAAGAAGACTTGGGCTTACATGCATACAGATGTGAGAGCTGTGGGAAATGTAAGTGCCAAGAATGCACTTATCCAAGGACTCTTCCCTCTTGTTGGGTTTGTGACAAGCAGTGCCTTTGCTCAGCACAGGAGGTTGTGGACTATGGAACTTGTGTTTGCTGTGTTAAGTGCCTGTTCTATCATTGCTCAAATGATGATGAGGACAATTGTGCTGACAACCCCTGCTCCTGCAGTCAGGCACATTGCTGCACTCGATGGTCTGTCATTGGTGTTATGTCCATGTTCTTGCCTTGTTTGTGGTGTTACCTTCCAGCCAAGGGTTGCCTTAAATTGTGCCAGGGCTGTCACGACCGAGCAAAAAGACCTGGATGCCGATGCAAAAGGTCAAATACAGTATGTTGTAAAGTGCCACAGTTACAGCCCAGGAACTTGGGGAAGCCAACATAG